Within the Gemmatimonadaceae bacterium genome, the region ACGGCCGGAAGATCGCGTATGTCTCCGACGAAGGTGGCGAGCAGCAGGTGTGGGTCTACGACGTCGCATCGGCGACGAGCAAGAAGCTCACGGCGCAGCCGGCGGAAAAAGACAACCTGGTTTGGGCGTCGAACTCGCAGAAGCTCGCCTACGGCGCCGACAACAAGGTGTTCGAGGTGGACGCCGCGGGCGGCGCCCCTCGCGAAATCGAGCACAACGCCGCCGGCGGCATCAACGTGTCGCAGTATTCGGCGGACGGAAACTGGCTCGTCTACAGCCGTCGCGACGACGAACAGAACGCCGACGTCTATCTCTACGACATCAGGACCAAGACCGAGTACAACGTCTCGCGAAGCCCGTGGAACGAGACCAACGCGCAGCTGACCGCCGACGGCAAGACGGTCGTTTTTGCGTCGAATCGCGACGGCGGAGTGAATCAGTTGTTCGCCGTTTCGCTGTCGCGCATCGCCGAGGATCCGAACGATCCGTTGGTTCGAGAGCGAATTCGCCGCGCGTCGGGCGGGGGCGGCGCCGGCCGCGGAGGTCGAGGAGGGGGCAACACGGATTCGGCGGCGGTGGACGCGGCGGTTCATGTAGACCTCAAAGGAATCGACCGGCGCGCGATTCAGCTCACGCGAGGCGGCACCGGCGTTGGCGCTTTCTTCCTTTCACGCGACGGACGCACCATCTACTTCGCGGTCGGCGGATTCGGCGGACGCGGCGGCGGTGGTCGCGGACGCGGCGGCGCGCCGGGCGCAGCCGAGTCGGATGCGGGACTCTACTCCGTTGGCGTCGATGGACGCGATCGTCGGCGGATCGCGGCGGGTACGTTCGCGGGCATGCAGCCGACGGCGGATCGTCGCGCGATCTATTTCCGCGGCGCCGTGCGCGCCCCGGCGGGTGACGATCCGCCTCCTCAGGGACGCGGCGGTGCCGCCGAAGTCGGCTTCCCGATCGAGCGACTCACCATCGCGGCGGGCGGGGGTGGTGCGGGTGGCGCCGGTGGCGCGCCCGGGCGCGCGGGTGCGACCGGCGGTGGCGCTGCCGGCGAGCAGATCAACTTCGCGTTCAACGTGCGGGTCGACCGCCGGGACGAGTGGAAGCAACTGCTCGACGAATCGTACCGCGTCATGAAATACCGCTACTACGACGCGACGATGCACGGCAAGGATTGGCCCGTGATCTACTCGCGCTACTCGACGCTTCTGGCCGACGCGGGAACGAACGAAGACGTCTATGACATTGCCAACGCGATGATCGGAGAGTTGAGCACGTCGCACACCGGCGTGACGGGCCCACCGAGCGTGAACATGCCGGCCACGTACACGACGCGGTACCTCGGCGTCGAGCTGGAGCCGGCCGGCGCGCGCTACCGCGTGAGCCACGTCTATCGGGACGGTCCCGCCGACAAGGAGTGGATCGACGTCAACGTCGGCGACTACGTCTGGTCGATCGACGGCAAGGACGTCAAAGCGGGCGACGACTACTGGAAAATTTTGAGCCAGACCGAGAACGAGTACATCCCGGTGAAGGTGTCGAAGTCCGCCGACGGAGCCGGCGCGAAGACATACCGAATCGCGACGGCCACCAACATGACGAACATCAAGTACGAAGAATGGGTCGCCAACAACCGCGACTCGGTGGACAAGGCGACCAACGGACAGATCGCCTATGTCCACATTCGAGCCATGGACCAACCGTCGCTCGAGCGCTTCCAGAACGAGATCGACCGGTTCTGGCAGAAGAAGGGGATCATCGTCGACATCAGGAACAACGGTGGCGGCAACATCGACCAAGAGCTGCTCGACATTCTCGAGCGCCAGCCATACGAGTTCTGGAACAACCGCAACGGCTCACGCACGTGGGGACGCCGTCCGCGGCAGGCGATCGTCGGGCCGAAGGTCATGATGATCAACTACCGCTCGGTGTCCGACGCCGAGGTGACCCCACAAGGCTTCCGCACGCTCGGACTCGGGAAGCTCGTCGGCAACCCGACTTCGGCGCAGGTGATCGCGACCGGGAGTTATGCGCTGATCAACGGCGGGGCTATTCGAACGCCGGGCTCTCTCGTCGTTTCGTGGGATCCCGCCAAGCCGAACAACTACGGGTTCGATCTCGAGAACTACGGGATCCCGCCGGATGTGTGGGTCAAGAATTCGCCCGACGACGACGCGAAGGGCGTGGACCGCGAGCTCAAGGTGGCGATCGACGAGGCGATGAAGATGCTGAAAGCGGGTCCGAAGGTGCAGGCGACACAGCAACAGCGGTGACCGAGCCGGTCGAACGCAGACTGACAAAACCGTAAGCTTGCGTCAAGAATCCTCTATGCCGCGCCGGTATGCGCCGTGCCATGGCCCGGTGCACACTGGCGCGGTATGTTCTGCTCGCCTTCCAGCGACCTTCACCACCAATCGAACTTATGACTGAGACCTCCGTCGGGCGACGCCGCCCTCGGGCCTGCGGTCGATCCACGTCGTCATGCGCGGGTGGGCGCGCATGAACACGCTCGAAATTCGTACGCGGCTCTACGCCGCGCTCGGCGACCGATATCACATCGAGCGCACATTCGGCGAAGGCGGACTGGCGACGGTCTATCTCGCCCGCGACTTGAAGCACGGTCGCGACGTGGCGATCAAAGTTCTCAAA harbors:
- a CDS encoding S41 family peptidase, which encodes MPLSVSLNRAARAAASITVATLFAAPAGAQQVKPIHFARNAGIASDGRVAFTYQDDIWLVDADGSNPRRLTVNVARDFSPRFSPDGKWIAFTSNRTGNNDVFVMPSAGGEPRQVTFFSGDDQALYWTPDGKGIVISSTRGSNAWGSPLYVQPVDGGIAKPLGMGIARAGMISQDGATIAFNRNLPSTWRKEYRGNAAANIAVMNVSNGSIQEITNTDLQQFKTFSNNVFPMWGPEGMIYFASERDGTFNLWRMSTKGGAAQQVTTFKSPGGVFFPSISPDGKHIVFQNEFDLYTIDLPNGKAKKLALAMSFDPKEPDVQVLASASRAEGFSVSPAGDYMAIDYHGEIVIVPTEAGVGEKTQVTSSAWRERSEAYSPDGRKIAYVSDEGGEQQVWVYDVASATSKKLTAQPAEKDNLVWASNSQKLAYGADNKVFEVDAAGGAPREIEHNAAGGINVSQYSADGNWLVYSRRDDEQNADVYLYDIRTKTEYNVSRSPWNETNAQLTADGKTVVFASNRDGGVNQLFAVSLSRIAEDPNDPLVRERIRRASGGGGAGRGGRGGGNTDSAAVDAAVHVDLKGIDRRAIQLTRGGTGVGAFFLSRDGRTIYFAVGGFGGRGGGGRGRGGAPGAAESDAGLYSVGVDGRDRRRIAAGTFAGMQPTADRRAIYFRGAVRAPAGDDPPPQGRGGAAEVGFPIERLTIAAGGGGAGGAGGAPGRAGATGGGAAGEQINFAFNVRVDRRDEWKQLLDESYRVMKYRYYDATMHGKDWPVIYSRYSTLLADAGTNEDVYDIANAMIGELSTSHTGVTGPPSVNMPATYTTRYLGVELEPAGARYRVSHVYRDGPADKEWIDVNVGDYVWSIDGKDVKAGDDYWKILSQTENEYIPVKVSKSADGAGAKTYRIATATNMTNIKYEEWVANNRDSVDKATNGQIAYVHIRAMDQPSLERFQNEIDRFWQKKGIIVDIRNNGGGNIDQELLDILERQPYEFWNNRNGSRTWGRRPRQAIVGPKVMMINYRSVSDAEVTPQGFRTLGLGKLVGNPTSAQVIATGSYALINGGAIRTPGSLVVSWDPAKPNNYGFDLENYGIPPDVWVKNSPDDDAKGVDRELKVAIDEAMKMLKAGPKVQATQQQR